The following proteins come from a genomic window of Ictalurus furcatus strain D&B chromosome 12, Billie_1.0, whole genome shotgun sequence:
- the gca gene encoding grancalcin isoform X3 — protein sequence MAYPYGGYGGQMPGGPMGGPPPGSYQTQYAAYPGTFSAPPAQDPMWGYFTAIAGQDGEVDAEELQRCLTQTGISGTYAPFSLETCRIMIAMLDRDYSGKMGFNEFKELFAVLNGWKQNFMMVDRDNSGSVEPHELSQSITNMGYRVSPQALGCIIKRFSRGGRIYFDDYVACCVKLRALTENFRMRDVMQQGAVNFRYDDFILCTMSI from the exons tatgGTGGTCAGATGCCAGGGGGCCCGATGGGTGGCCCTCCCCCAGGATCTTACCAAACCCAATATGCCGCCTACCCTGGCACCTTCAGTGCACCCCCTGCCCAAGACCCCATGTGGGGTTACTTCACCGCCATAGCCGGCCAG GATGGTGAGGTGGATGCTGAGGAGCTCCAGAGGTGTTTAACACAGACTGGCATCAGTGGCACTTATGCTC CCTTCAGTTTGGAGACATGCAGAATTATGATTGCCATGCTGGAT AGAGATTATTCAGGTAAGATGGGCTTCAATGAGTTTAAGGAGCTGTTTGCTGTGCTGAATGGCTGGAAGCAGAACTTCATGATGGTGGACCGAGATAACAGCGGCAGTGTGGAGCCTCACGAGTTGTCTCAAAGCATTACTAATATGG GGTACAGAGTGAGCCCTCAGGCTTTAGGGTGCATCATCAAGCGCTTTAGTCGGGGAGGCAGGATCTATTTCGATGACTATGTGGCCTGCTGTGTGAAACTCCGGGCTCTAACAG AGAATTTCAGGATGAGGGATGTTATGCAACAAGGAGCTGTGAACTTCCGTTATGATGAT TTCATCTTGTGCACCATGTCTATCTGA
- the gca gene encoding grancalcin isoform X2, translating to MPGGPMGGPPPGSYQTQYAAYPGTFSAPPAQDPMWGYFTAIAGQDGEVDAEELQRCLTQTGISGTYAPFSLETCRIMIAMLDRDYSGKMGFNEFKELFAVLNGWKQNFMMVDRDNSGSVEPHELSQSITNMGYRVSPQALGCIIKRFSRGGRIYFDDYVACCVKLRALTENFRMRDVMQQGAVNFRYDDKQEAVYKLPAVTPQCCRILKSEGVFQFSVMAQL from the exons ATGCCAGGGGGCCCGATGGGTGGCCCTCCCCCAGGATCTTACCAAACCCAATATGCCGCCTACCCTGGCACCTTCAGTGCACCCCCTGCCCAAGACCCCATGTGGGGTTACTTCACCGCCATAGCCGGCCAG GATGGTGAGGTGGATGCTGAGGAGCTCCAGAGGTGTTTAACACAGACTGGCATCAGTGGCACTTATGCTC CCTTCAGTTTGGAGACATGCAGAATTATGATTGCCATGCTGGAT AGAGATTATTCAGGTAAGATGGGCTTCAATGAGTTTAAGGAGCTGTTTGCTGTGCTGAATGGCTGGAAGCAGAACTTCATGATGGTGGACCGAGATAACAGCGGCAGTGTGGAGCCTCACGAGTTGTCTCAAAGCATTACTAATATGG GGTACAGAGTGAGCCCTCAGGCTTTAGGGTGCATCATCAAGCGCTTTAGTCGGGGAGGCAGGATCTATTTCGATGACTATGTGGCCTGCTGTGTGAAACTCCGGGCTCTAACAG AGAATTTCAGGATGAGGGATGTTATGCAACAAGGAGCTGTGAACTTCCGTTATGATGAT AAACAAGAGGCTGTTTATAAATTACCTGcagttacaccacagtgctgtcgaattctcaaatctgaaggTGTTTTTCAATTTTCTGTAATGGCACAGCTCTAG
- the gca gene encoding grancalcin isoform X1 has protein sequence MAYPYGGYGGQMPGGPMGGPPPGSYQTQYAAYPGTFSAPPAQDPMWGYFTAIAGQDGEVDAEELQRCLTQTGISGTYAPFSLETCRIMIAMLDRDYSGKMGFNEFKELFAVLNGWKQNFMMVDRDNSGSVEPHELSQSITNMGYRVSPQALGCIIKRFSRGGRIYFDDYVACCVKLRALTENFRMRDVMQQGAVNFRYDDKQEAVYKLPAVTPQCCRILKSEGVFQFSVMAQL, from the exons tatgGTGGTCAGATGCCAGGGGGCCCGATGGGTGGCCCTCCCCCAGGATCTTACCAAACCCAATATGCCGCCTACCCTGGCACCTTCAGTGCACCCCCTGCCCAAGACCCCATGTGGGGTTACTTCACCGCCATAGCCGGCCAG GATGGTGAGGTGGATGCTGAGGAGCTCCAGAGGTGTTTAACACAGACTGGCATCAGTGGCACTTATGCTC CCTTCAGTTTGGAGACATGCAGAATTATGATTGCCATGCTGGAT AGAGATTATTCAGGTAAGATGGGCTTCAATGAGTTTAAGGAGCTGTTTGCTGTGCTGAATGGCTGGAAGCAGAACTTCATGATGGTGGACCGAGATAACAGCGGCAGTGTGGAGCCTCACGAGTTGTCTCAAAGCATTACTAATATGG GGTACAGAGTGAGCCCTCAGGCTTTAGGGTGCATCATCAAGCGCTTTAGTCGGGGAGGCAGGATCTATTTCGATGACTATGTGGCCTGCTGTGTGAAACTCCGGGCTCTAACAG AGAATTTCAGGATGAGGGATGTTATGCAACAAGGAGCTGTGAACTTCCGTTATGATGAT AAACAAGAGGCTGTTTATAAATTACCTGcagttacaccacagtgctgtcgaattctcaaatctgaaggTGTTTTTCAATTTTCTGTAATGGCACAGCTCTAG